A single window of Methanocella sp. DNA harbors:
- a CDS encoding CBS pair associated ParBc domain-containing protein: MTDKLRVGDYMTGKVITVSPDDTVMDVIKLTRETGHDGFPVTKEKKVEGYISSLDMLLCESDELVKNVMSKNLIVAHPNMEINEVARVIFRLGVSKLPVVDDKGNLVGIITNSDVIRSQIERADPQKVWKLKKTLETLHNVDITVARGEVDINELVPTQGKVFADELEGRIYELKKGLAEPLIVIHKPGRWLLADGHHRVVAARRLGMQKIDAYILEIPKDIPLGMEKSARDAGLKTLDDIQVLDYAKHPLIEITERLLMKDRKTISPEDLERRGMESD, translated from the coding sequence ATGACGGACAAACTCAGGGTCGGCGATTACATGACCGGCAAGGTCATCACGGTATCGCCGGACGACACGGTGATGGATGTCATCAAGCTCACGCGGGAAACGGGTCACGACGGCTTCCCCGTCACGAAGGAGAAAAAGGTCGAAGGCTACATCTCGTCGCTCGACATGCTGCTTTGCGAGTCGGACGAGCTGGTCAAGAACGTTATGAGCAAGAACCTCATCGTCGCGCACCCGAACATGGAGATCAACGAGGTCGCCCGAGTTATATTCAGGCTGGGCGTAAGCAAGCTCCCTGTGGTCGACGATAAGGGCAACCTGGTCGGCATCATCACGAACTCGGACGTCATCCGCTCCCAGATCGAGCGGGCCGACCCCCAGAAGGTCTGGAAATTAAAGAAAACGCTGGAGACGCTCCACAACGTCGACATAACGGTCGCCAGGGGCGAAGTCGACATCAACGAGCTCGTGCCCACCCAGGGCAAGGTCTTTGCCGACGAGCTGGAGGGCCGCATCTACGAGCTAAAGAAAGGGCTTGCCGAGCCCCTTATCGTCATCCACAAGCCCGGCAGGTGGCTGCTGGCCGATGGCCACCACAGGGTCGTAGCCGCCAGGCGCCTTGGCATGCAGAAGATAGATGCCTATATTCTCGAGATACCAAAAGATATCCCCCTGGGCATGGAAAAGTCGGCCCGGGATGCGGGCCTCAAGACACTGGACGACATCCAGGTGCTGGACTACGCGAAGCACCCGCTCATCGAAATAACGGAAAGGCTTTTAATGAAGGACCGCAAGACCATCTCGCCCGAAGACCTGGAGAGGCGGGGCATGGAG
- a CDS encoding YhbY family RNA-binding protein, which produces MDTKRILELRGQAANIEASTHVGKNGVTPSLIEELKRQLKDNKLIKVKLLKSAVEAMPRAEMAKELAEKTGAELIEVKGNTVVLFKR; this is translated from the coding sequence ATGGACACGAAGAGGATCTTAGAGTTGAGGGGCCAGGCAGCCAATATCGAGGCCTCGACCCACGTCGGCAAGAACGGCGTCACGCCCTCGCTCATCGAGGAGCTTAAGCGGCAGCTAAAAGATAATAAGCTCATCAAGGTGAAGCTCCTGAAAAGCGCCGTCGAGGCGATGCCCAGGGCCGAGATGGCAAAGGAGCTGGCGGAAAAAACAGGGGCCGAGCTCATCGAAGTGAAAGGCAATACGGTCGTACTTTTTAAGCGATAA